In Massilia antarctica, the following are encoded in one genomic region:
- a CDS encoding M28 family peptidase produces MRRVSALAIGLVLASQPAFAQKRAAGAATTPTVAEAPLRAHLSFLADDMLEGRGTGQRGGELAVRYLETQAAAIGLLPGAGKGYRQSIKMVGTKTLPTSTVSFEVGGKTLAPRLGTEIVFSNASDKPKVRFDAPLLFVGYGITAEDERWDDYAGTDVKGKLLIVMVNDPKPTAAEPNRFGGKSLTYSGRWMYKYEEALRRGAAGVLLIHTTESSSYPWSVPANGMSKEQFHLAGEGNALQGWLQEETARALFAAAGQDLDALRARAEVRGFKAVELKARARVAVDSAIRAVEQFNVAGIVPGTDPKLKKQAVIYSAHWDHLGIDSADGKADHIWNGAVDNASGSAALLAMAQAAVRQPARRTQIFLWPCAEEQGLIGSLGYMRDPVWPLADTAADLNLDSMNFVGPTRDIGVAGAERSSLYASAAKVAKAMGMRLAPPIPDLGGAYFRADHFNFAKAGVPAFNVGSAVFSGDGSFDFEHDHDASSAKMVGFKNHYHQVSDEYNPAWDLRGMVQQAQFTLNLGYEVANAAAMPAWNKGDPLGKVKR; encoded by the coding sequence ATGCGCCGCGTTTCCGCACTCGCCATCGGCCTCGTCCTCGCCAGCCAGCCGGCCTTCGCCCAGAAACGCGCCGCCGGCGCGGCGACGACGCCGACGGTGGCCGAAGCGCCCCTGCGCGCCCACCTGTCCTTCCTGGCCGACGACATGCTCGAAGGGCGCGGCACCGGCCAGCGCGGCGGCGAACTGGCCGTGCGCTACCTCGAAACCCAGGCCGCCGCCATCGGCCTGCTGCCCGGCGCCGGCAAGGGCTACCGCCAGTCCATAAAAATGGTCGGCACCAAGACCCTGCCTACCAGCACCGTGAGCTTCGAGGTGGGCGGCAAGACCCTGGCGCCCAGGCTGGGCACGGAGATCGTTTTCAGCAACGCCAGCGACAAGCCGAAAGTGCGCTTCGACGCGCCGCTGCTGTTCGTCGGCTACGGCATCACCGCGGAAGACGAACGCTGGGACGACTACGCGGGCACCGACGTCAAGGGCAAGCTCCTGATCGTGATGGTCAACGACCCCAAACCCACGGCGGCGGAACCGAACCGCTTCGGCGGCAAGTCGCTCACCTACTCGGGGCGCTGGATGTACAAGTACGAAGAAGCGCTGCGCCGCGGCGCGGCCGGCGTGCTGCTGATTCACACGACCGAGTCAAGCTCCTACCCGTGGAGCGTGCCGGCCAACGGCATGAGCAAGGAACAGTTCCACCTGGCCGGCGAAGGCAACGCGCTGCAAGGCTGGCTGCAGGAAGAGACGGCGCGCGCCCTGTTCGCCGCCGCCGGCCAGGATCTCGACGCCCTGCGCGCCAGGGCCGAGGTGCGCGGCTTCAAGGCGGTCGAATTGAAAGCGCGCGCCAGGGTCGCCGTCGACAGCGCCATCCGCGCGGTCGAACAGTTCAATGTGGCCGGGATCGTGCCCGGCACCGATCCGAAGCTCAAGAAGCAGGCCGTGATCTATTCGGCCCACTGGGACCACCTCGGCATCGACAGCGCCGACGGCAAGGCGGACCACATCTGGAATGGCGCGGTCGACAATGCCTCCGGCTCCGCCGCCCTGCTGGCCATGGCGCAGGCGGCGGTGCGCCAGCCGGCCCGCCGCACCCAGATTTTCCTTTGGCCGTGCGCCGAGGAACAGGGCCTGATCGGCAGCCTGGGTTACATGCGCGACCCTGTCTGGCCGCTGGCCGACACCGCGGCCGACCTGAATCTGGACAGCATGAACTTCGTCGGCCCCACGCGCGACATCGGCGTGGCCGGCGCGGAGCGCAGCAGCTTGTACGCCAGCGCCGCCAAGGTGGCCAAGGCCATGGGGATGCGCCTGGCGCCGCCGATTCCCGACCTGGGCGGGGCTTACTTCCGCGCCGACCATTTCAATTTCGCGAAAGCGGGCGTACCGGCGTTTAACGTCGGTTCGGCCGTGTTTTCGGGCGACGGCAGCTTCGACTTCGAGCATGACCACGACGCCTCGAGCGCGAAGATGGTCGGCTTCAAGAATCACTACCATCAGGTCAGCGACGAATACAACCCGGCCTGGGATTTGCGCGGCATGGTGCAGCAGGCGCAGTTCACGCTCAATCTCGGGTACGAGGTGGCCAATGCGGCCGCCATGCCGGCCTGGAACAAGGGCGATCCGCTGGGGAAGGTCAAGCGCTGA
- a CDS encoding [protein-PII] uridylyltransferase: MPAAALKKQSRDLLKQRLKAERALLIAAFRADGKPEKLLRGLRHSVDEVLTEAWQTVGLPASTALVGVGGYGRGELFPYSDVDLLILLGEPADAITRAKLEELVQMLWDLGLEIGHSIRTIDECMSESKADITVQTSLLEARLVCGDAILFEQLQERYLGALDPRAFFHAKAAEMRLRHAKYEDTAFSLEPNVKESPGGLRDLQVILWVAKAAGLANSWGQLATRGLITQTEARQLMEKERAFKDIRVRLHLHANRREDRLVFDVQTPIAESFGLKTTGEGINARRASEYLMQRYYWAAKTVTQLNTIMLQNIEAQLFPEANEAEAINERFNDVNGLIDIAYDDTFTRQPSTVLEVFVLMTEHPHLKGMTARTMRALWHARFEIDAKFREDPVNRALFLRILQAPVGLVHALRRMNDTSVLGRYLPNFRRIVGQMQHDLFHVYTVDQHILMVVRNMRRFTMTEHAHEYPFCSQLIANFRKSWLLYVAALFHDIAKGRGGDHSKLGTVDAAQFCEDHAIGSEDTELVVFLVENHLTMSQVAQKQDLSDPDVIESFAKVVKDERHLTALYLLTVADIRGTSPKVWNAWKAKLLEDLYRVTLRVLGGEPHSADRELKNRQEEAMATLRLYGLPDIAHVDLWKQLDVAYFLRHDASDIAWQTRCLWDKLGSATPVVKCRLAPIGEGLQVAVYVKDQPDLFARICSYFDRKNFSILDAKIHTTRHGYALDTFMVTEQSFAKSYRDIINLIEHEICELLTSQAPLPAPTRGRLSRLSRTFPLTPTVDLRPDERGQYYLLSIAANDRTGLLYAIANVLARYRINLHTAKIMTLGERVEDVFLVDGAVLNNARNQIQLETDLLDALRV; this comes from the coding sequence ATGCCCGCCGCCGCGCTCAAGAAGCAATCCCGCGACCTCCTCAAGCAAAGGCTGAAGGCGGAGCGGGCGTTGCTGATCGCCGCCTTCCGCGCCGACGGCAAGCCCGAAAAGCTGCTGCGCGGCCTGCGCCACAGCGTCGACGAGGTGCTCACCGAAGCGTGGCAAACGGTCGGCCTGCCCGCCTCCACCGCGCTGGTGGGCGTGGGCGGCTACGGGCGCGGCGAACTGTTTCCCTACTCCGATGTCGACTTGCTGATCTTGCTGGGCGAACCCGCCGACGCCATCACCCGGGCCAAGCTGGAAGAGCTGGTGCAGATGTTGTGGGACCTGGGCCTGGAAATCGGCCACAGCATCCGCACCATCGACGAGTGCATGAGCGAGTCGAAGGCCGACATCACGGTGCAAACGAGCTTGCTCGAAGCGCGCCTGGTGTGCGGCGATGCGATCTTGTTCGAGCAACTGCAGGAACGCTACCTCGGCGCGCTCGACCCGCGCGCGTTTTTCCACGCCAAGGCGGCCGAAATGCGCCTGCGCCACGCCAAATACGAAGACACGGCCTTCTCGCTCGAACCGAACGTCAAGGAAAGCCCGGGCGGCCTGCGCGACCTGCAAGTGATCCTGTGGGTGGCCAAGGCGGCCGGCCTGGCCAATTCCTGGGGCCAGCTGGCCACGCGCGGGCTGATCACCCAGACCGAAGCGCGCCAGCTGATGGAAAAGGAGCGCGCCTTCAAGGATATCCGCGTGCGTCTGCACCTGCACGCCAACCGGCGCGAAGACCGCCTGGTATTCGATGTGCAAACGCCGATCGCGGAAAGCTTCGGCCTGAAAACCACCGGCGAAGGCATCAATGCGCGCCGCGCCAGCGAATACCTGATGCAACGCTACTACTGGGCGGCCAAGACGGTCACCCAGCTCAATACCATCATGCTGCAGAATATCGAGGCGCAGCTGTTCCCCGAGGCTAACGAGGCCGAGGCGATCAACGAGCGCTTCAATGATGTCAACGGCCTGATCGACATCGCGTACGACGACACGTTTACCAGACAGCCCTCGACGGTGCTGGAAGTGTTCGTGCTGATGACGGAGCACCCTCACCTCAAGGGCATGACGGCGCGCACCATGCGCGCGCTGTGGCACGCGCGCTTCGAGATCGATGCCAAGTTCCGCGAAGATCCGGTCAACCGCGCCCTCTTCCTGCGCATCCTGCAAGCGCCGGTGGGCCTGGTGCACGCGCTGCGGCGCATGAACGATACCAGCGTCCTGGGACGCTACCTGCCGAATTTTCGCCGCATCGTGGGCCAGATGCAGCACGACCTGTTCCATGTGTACACCGTCGACCAGCATATCCTGATGGTGGTGCGCAACATGCGCCGCTTCACGATGACCGAGCACGCGCACGAATACCCGTTCTGCAGCCAGCTGATCGCCAACTTCCGCAAGTCCTGGCTGCTGTATGTCGCCGCGCTGTTCCACGACATCGCCAAGGGCCGTGGCGGCGACCATTCCAAGCTCGGCACCGTGGACGCCGCCCAGTTCTGCGAAGACCACGCCATCGGCTCGGAAGATACCGAGCTGGTGGTGTTCCTGGTCGAAAACCACCTGACCATGTCCCAGGTCGCGCAAAAACAAGACCTGTCGGACCCGGACGTGATCGAAAGCTTCGCCAAAGTGGTCAAGGACGAGCGCCACCTGACCGCGCTGTACCTGCTCACCGTGGCCGACATTCGCGGCACCAGCCCCAAGGTGTGGAACGCGTGGAAAGCCAAGCTGCTCGAAGACCTGTACCGCGTGACCTTGCGCGTGCTGGGGGGCGAGCCGCATTCGGCCGACCGCGAACTGAAAAACCGCCAGGAAGAAGCGATGGCCACCTTGCGCCTGTACGGCTTGCCCGACATCGCCCATGTCGACTTGTGGAAGCAGCTCGACGTCGCCTATTTTTTGCGCCACGACGCTTCCGATATCGCCTGGCAAACCCGCTGTCTGTGGGATAAGCTGGGCAGTGCCACGCCGGTCGTCAAATGCCGCCTGGCGCCGATTGGCGAAGGCTTGCAGGTGGCCGTGTATGTCAAGGACCAGCCCGACCTGTTCGCGCGCATCTGCAGCTATTTCGACCGCAAGAATTTCAGCATTCTCGACGCCAAGATCCACACCACCCGGCACGGCTACGCGCTCGATACCTTCATGGTGACCGAGCAAAGCTTCGCCAAGAGCTACCGCGACATCATCAACCTGATCGAGCACGAGATTTGCGAACTGCTCACTTCGCAGGCGCCCTTGCCGGCGCCCACGCGCGGACGGCTGTCGCGCCTGTCGCGCACCTTCCCGCTCACGCCGACGGTCGATTTGCGGCCCGACGAGCGCGGCCAGTATTACCTGCTGTCCATCGCGGCCAACGACCGCACCGGGCTGCTGTATGCCATCGCCAACGTGCTCGCGCGCTACCGCATCAACCTGCACACGGCCAAGATCATGACCCTGGGCGAGCGGGTGGAAGACGTGTTCCTGGTCGATGGCGCCGTGCTCAACAACGCGCGCAACCAGATCCAGCTCGAAACCGACCTGCTCGATGCGCTGCGCGTGTGA
- a CDS encoding dienelactone hydrolase family protein, which produces MNERIAIATPDGSFSAYVALPAATPAPSIVVLQEIFGINADLRETCQRLAAQGYIAVCPDLFWRLEPNVELSDKSDAEWKKAMALRKAFDVDKGMDDIAATLAAARALLGATGKAGVMGFCMGGLLTFLTATRARPDCAVAYYGGGTEKHVDAFKTLACPLMMHLGEADEYISADARATIIKAAEDKPLVQIFTYPGQNHAFARWNGVHFNAQAATQANERTRAFFAQHLKEATRTA; this is translated from the coding sequence ATGAACGAACGCATCGCCATCGCCACGCCGGACGGCAGTTTCAGTGCTTACGTCGCCCTTCCGGCCGCCACGCCCGCCCCTTCCATCGTCGTCCTGCAGGAGATCTTCGGCATCAACGCCGACCTGCGCGAAACGTGCCAGCGTCTCGCCGCGCAAGGCTATATCGCGGTCTGCCCCGACCTGTTCTGGCGCCTGGAACCGAACGTGGAATTGAGCGACAAGAGCGACGCCGAATGGAAAAAAGCCATGGCGCTGCGCAAGGCGTTCGACGTGGACAAGGGCATGGACGATATCGCCGCCACCCTGGCGGCGGCGCGCGCCCTGCTTGGTGCGACCGGCAAGGCGGGTGTGATGGGCTTTTGCATGGGCGGCCTGCTGACCTTCCTGACCGCCACCCGGGCCAGGCCCGATTGCGCGGTGGCTTACTACGGCGGTGGCACCGAGAAGCACGTCGACGCCTTCAAGACCTTGGCCTGCCCGCTGATGATGCACCTGGGCGAAGCCGACGAGTACATTTCAGCCGACGCCCGCGCCACCATCATCAAGGCCGCCGAAGACAAGCCTCTCGTGCAGATCTTTACCTACCCCGGCCAGAACCACGCCTTCGCGCGCTGGAACGGCGTGCATTTCAACGCCCAGGCGGCCACCCAGGCCAACGAGCGCACGCGGGCTTTTTTCGCGCAGCACCTCAAAGAGGCTACTCGAACAGCTTGA
- a CDS encoding family 43 glycosylhydrolase codes for MSRQPIIPAGGLAACLAALFLPALASAASTTFINPVGPSTASSADPHVMRHSDGNYYFVSTAPGWDKLELRKSPSLSGIGARTPVTVFVKTAACSGNHCTSKEIWAPEINHINGAWYIYFSGAGTDNQHRVFAIRNPNADPTTGTWSAPVKVADSEDSWAIDQTVADINGQLYMAWSDISGGQPQRIKIARMSSPTTLIGKGAIISTPTLAWEKSGAAVNEGPAFIVHGNKVHLSFSASGCWTDDYKLGLLTANLGADLTMPSNWSKAATPILQKGNGAFGPGHNSFTKSPDGTEDWIVYHANPATGQGCGDARTTRIQKVSWNGDLAVIGTPAAAGAPVTRPSGEGSGTIWYRVRNEASGKVMSIDRAAAANGAAIWQYTNLNNSDQLWSLDPVDGAWFKLSSNYNGNVVGVAGSSTAPGVAVKTYPYAATYNQQWLLVPGNTQYVGVRNRNSGLMLDNKDGSLLDGAVIQQWSANGLAPQRWRLERAN; via the coding sequence ATGTCAAGACAACCGATCATCCCGGCGGGCGGGCTCGCCGCCTGCCTCGCCGCACTGTTCCTGCCCGCCCTCGCCAGCGCCGCCTCGACCACCTTCATCAATCCGGTGGGGCCGAGCACCGCCTCCTCGGCCGATCCCCACGTCATGCGCCACAGCGATGGCAATTACTACTTCGTGTCGACCGCGCCCGGCTGGGACAAGCTGGAGCTGCGCAAGTCGCCCTCGCTGTCGGGCATCGGCGCGCGCACGCCGGTCACCGTGTTCGTCAAGACCGCCGCCTGCAGCGGCAATCACTGCACCAGCAAGGAAATCTGGGCGCCCGAGATCAACCATATCAACGGCGCCTGGTACATCTATTTTTCGGGCGCCGGCACCGACAACCAGCACCGCGTGTTCGCCATCCGCAACCCCAACGCCGACCCGACCACAGGCACCTGGAGCGCGCCGGTCAAGGTAGCCGACAGCGAGGATAGCTGGGCGATCGACCAGACCGTGGCCGACATCAACGGCCAGCTTTACATGGCCTGGTCGGACATCTCGGGCGGACAACCGCAGCGCATCAAGATCGCGCGCATGAGCAGCCCGACGACGCTCATCGGCAAGGGCGCGATCATTTCCACTCCGACCCTGGCCTGGGAAAAATCCGGCGCGGCGGTCAACGAGGGGCCGGCATTCATCGTGCATGGCAACAAGGTGCACCTGAGTTTCTCGGCCAGCGGCTGCTGGACCGACGACTACAAGCTCGGCCTGCTCACCGCCAACCTGGGCGCGGACCTGACCATGCCGTCCAACTGGAGCAAGGCAGCCACGCCGATCCTACAAAAGGGCAATGGCGCCTTCGGCCCCGGCCACAACAGTTTTACCAAGTCGCCCGACGGCACCGAAGACTGGATCGTCTACCATGCCAATCCGGCCACCGGCCAGGGCTGCGGCGACGCGCGCACCACGCGCATCCAGAAGGTGAGCTGGAACGGCGACCTTGCCGTGATCGGCACGCCTGCCGCCGCCGGCGCCCCAGTGACCCGCCCGTCCGGCGAGGGAAGCGGCACCATCTGGTACCGCGTGCGCAACGAGGCCAGCGGCAAGGTGATGAGCATCGACCGCGCCGCCGCAGCCAACGGCGCCGCCATCTGGCAATACACCAACCTCAACAATTCGGATCAGCTATGGTCGCTCGACCCGGTCGACGGCGCCTGGTTCAAGCTCAGCTCGAACTACAACGGCAATGTGGTCGGCGTGGCCGGCAGCAGCACGGCGCCCGGCGTGGCGGTCAAGACCTATCCGTACGCGGCCACCTATAACCAGCAGTGGCTGCTGGTGCCGGGCAACACCCAATATGTCGGCGTGCGCAACCGCAACAGCGGACTGATGCTCGACAACAAGGATGGCAGTCTGCTCGACGGCGCCGTGATCCAGCAGTGGAGCGCCAACGGGCTGGCGCCGCAACGCTGGCGCCTGGAGCGGGCCAACTGA
- a CDS encoding pseudouridine synthase — protein sequence MTELVRLSKRMSELGLSSRREADEWIARGWVRVDGQVISELGSKVLPHQKITVERQAAAEQSKRVTVLINKPMGYVSGQAEDGYTPAVALIKAENRWADDPSPETFHPTQLRSLVPAGRLDIDSVGLLILTQDGRVAKTLIGQDTAIEKEYLVRVQYTKEGKLPESDLKKLCFGLWMDGKPLLAAKVRWQNDDQLSFTLREGKKRQIRRMCDMVGLKVIGLKRVRIGKVKLGDLPVGQWRYLRPDEQF from the coding sequence ATGACTGAATTAGTACGCCTCTCCAAACGCATGTCCGAACTGGGGCTCTCGTCGCGCCGCGAAGCCGATGAATGGATCGCCCGCGGCTGGGTGCGGGTCGATGGCCAGGTCATCTCCGAACTGGGCAGCAAAGTGCTGCCGCACCAGAAAATCACCGTCGAACGCCAGGCCGCGGCCGAGCAATCCAAGCGCGTTACCGTGCTGATCAACAAGCCGATGGGCTATGTCAGCGGCCAGGCCGAAGATGGCTACACCCCGGCCGTGGCGCTGATCAAGGCCGAGAACCGCTGGGCCGACGACCCGTCGCCGGAAACCTTCCACCCGACCCAATTGCGTTCGCTGGTGCCGGCCGGACGGCTCGACATCGATTCGGTCGGCTTGCTGATCCTGACCCAGGACGGACGTGTAGCCAAGACCCTGATCGGGCAGGATACCGCCATCGAAAAGGAATACCTGGTGCGGGTGCAGTACACCAAGGAAGGCAAGCTGCCGGAATCGGACCTGAAGAAGCTGTGCTTCGGCCTGTGGATGGATGGCAAGCCGCTGCTGGCGGCCAAGGTGCGCTGGCAGAATGACGACCAGCTCAGCTTCACCCTGAGAGAAGGCAAGAAGCGCCAGATCCGCCGCATGTGCGATATGGTGGGATTGAAAGTCATTGGTCTGAAGCGCGTACGCATCGGCAAGGTCAAGCTGGGCGACCTGCCGGTCGGGCAATGGCGTTACCTGCGGCCTGACGAGCAGTTCTGA
- a CDS encoding CPBP family intramembrane glutamic endopeptidase, with protein sequence MMHLSAALVMTYGLLALAVCSSWLAPLTLRPGLALPPWLCMLTLACASGVATGLLSLQAIAALVALGALAYGARRSKSGPLHVLLMVAMGCMLLAMSMHRFPGFVNPPLVSDLVISAAAAPVTQRLNFDTAAAGLILFALFCVPARTREQWREVGRHYWIILGTPLIVLPVGLLVGYVDVDLKLSAYTLWFIAINLLFTCVTEEAFFRGFIQEQLTRAMRRWKAGPMIALCVAALLFGLAHARGGALLAGLAALAGLGYGYAYLRSKRIETAILTHLALNSIHFIAFTYPRLGAA encoded by the coding sequence ATGATGCATCTTTCCGCCGCACTGGTAATGACCTATGGCCTGTTGGCGCTGGCGGTTTGTTCGTCCTGGCTCGCTCCGCTGACCCTGCGTCCCGGACTGGCGCTGCCGCCGTGGCTGTGCATGCTGACCCTGGCGTGCGCGAGCGGCGTGGCGACCGGCCTGCTATCCCTGCAAGCGATCGCGGCGCTCGTCGCGCTGGGCGCGCTGGCCTATGGCGCGCGGCGCAGCAAGAGCGGGCCGCTGCACGTGCTGCTGATGGTGGCGATGGGGTGCATGCTGCTGGCCATGTCGATGCACCGTTTTCCCGGCTTCGTCAATCCGCCGCTGGTGTCCGATCTGGTCATCAGCGCGGCGGCGGCCCCGGTGACGCAGCGGCTCAATTTCGATACCGCCGCCGCCGGACTGATTCTGTTCGCGCTGTTTTGCGTACCGGCCCGCACGCGTGAACAATGGCGCGAGGTCGGGCGGCATTACTGGATCATCCTCGGCACGCCGCTGATCGTGCTGCCGGTCGGGCTGCTGGTGGGCTATGTCGACGTGGACCTCAAGCTGTCCGCCTACACGCTTTGGTTCATCGCGATCAATCTGCTGTTTACCTGCGTGACCGAGGAAGCGTTCTTCCGCGGCTTCATCCAGGAGCAGCTGACGCGCGCCATGCGCCGCTGGAAGGCCGGGCCGATGATCGCCCTGTGCGTGGCGGCGCTCCTGTTCGGGCTTGCGCACGCGCGCGGCGGGGCACTGCTGGCCGGCCTGGCGGCCCTGGCGGGGCTGGGGTACGGGTACGCCTACCTGCGCTCGAAGCGCATCGAAACGGCCATCCTGACCCATCTGGCGCTCAACAGCATCCACTTCATCGCGTTCACCTATCCACGCCTGGGCGCGGCCTGA
- the aqpZ gene encoding aquaporin Z, whose protein sequence is MSLNKDNFMKQYSAEFLGTFWLVLGGCGSAVLAAAFPGVGIGLHGVSLAFGLTVLTMAYAIGHISGCHLNPAVSIGLWAGGRFPASKLLPYIVAQVVGAIAAAGVLYVIASGTAGFDVSKGFASNGYGAHSPGGYSLLAALVTEVVMTMFFLIVILGATDKRAPAGFAPLPIGLALTLIHLISIPVTNTSVNPARSTGVALFVGDWAVGQLWLFWVAPIIGALLGALAYRFIASDDK, encoded by the coding sequence ATCTCACTTAATAAGGATAATTTCATGAAACAGTACAGCGCCGAATTTCTCGGAACGTTTTGGCTCGTGCTTGGCGGTTGCGGCAGTGCCGTGCTGGCGGCGGCGTTTCCGGGCGTCGGCATCGGGCTGCATGGCGTCTCGCTGGCCTTCGGCCTGACGGTGCTCACCATGGCGTATGCCATCGGCCATATCTCGGGTTGCCACCTGAACCCGGCGGTGTCGATCGGCTTGTGGGCCGGCGGGCGCTTTCCTGCGTCGAAACTGCTGCCGTACATTGTGGCGCAGGTGGTGGGCGCCATCGCCGCCGCAGGCGTGCTGTACGTCATCGCCAGCGGCACCGCCGGTTTTGACGTGAGCAAGGGGTTTGCCTCGAACGGCTACGGCGCCCATTCGCCGGGCGGCTACTCGCTGCTGGCGGCGCTGGTGACGGAAGTGGTCATGACGATGTTCTTCCTGATCGTGATCCTGGGCGCCACCGACAAGCGCGCACCGGCCGGCTTCGCGCCGCTGCCGATCGGGCTGGCCTTGACCCTGATCCACCTGATCAGCATTCCGGTCACCAACACCTCGGTCAACCCGGCGCGCAGCACCGGCGTGGCGCTGTTCGTGGGCGATTGGGCCGTGGGCCAGTTGTGGCTGTTCTGGGTCGCGCCGATCATCGGTGCCTTGCTCGGTGCGCTGGCCTACCGTTTCATCGCCAGCGACGATAAGTAA